From the Corythoichthys intestinalis isolate RoL2023-P3 chromosome 6, ASM3026506v1, whole genome shotgun sequence genome, the window GCCGTAGTTCCTACTACCCTCCTTCGATTTCACCGTGTAATGTGCCACCCAGTCTGCCACAGAACATCGCCCGGAAGCCTTGGCGTGCTCGTCCACGCCGATGGCATggacccgcgccggctccccgcatccAAGTGCCCACGCCGGCTCCCTGCATCCAAGTGCCTCCCACGCCGACTCCCCGTAGTCAAGTGCccacgccggctccccgcatccaagtgcctcccgcgccgactccccgcagtcaagagcccgtgccgactccccgcagtcttgtGCCCACGCCGACCGCTCCTGTTTTCTCCTgcaactccgctgctgtcccgccagcagactcctgcgactccgctgctgtcccgccagcagacgaccacgctgctgtcacgccagcagacgaccacgctgctgccacgccagcagacgaccacgctgctgtcacgccagcagacgaccacgctgctgcCACGCCAGCAGACGCCGAAGTTCCTGACCCTCGCCCCGACGATGCTGCTCCCTGCTTCCTGCCACGACTTGGCGGCATGGACGACCGAGAACTACCTCAtctgggacgcccgcctgatctgcccgtgcggtcgcccaacgtctggcgccccgggcgccctcccgaTCAACCCGTGCGGTCGGCCCATGTCTGGCGACCAGGTCGCCTGCGTGACTAACTCTGATGGGCTGACGTTGCTCCCTCCTCCGGGCCCTTTTTCTGCCCGCCATGTTTattaggtcttttgtgttttctaGGGGatgtctgggatccgtcccttgagggggggggggtactgttaggttttgttttggttttctccaagtgtgacttgtctctgtgattgcccattgatttcacctgttgtgccttctcctagtgtatcctgcaatctgcatcctacTGTGTTACCCAgtgccacctgcctcgctgcatttttttgtttccctgcatttgggtccacacaacctgcctgcccgcgttccTGACAGGTAGTCACTATAGTGCGTCTTGAGTGGCCACGAGAGCTGTGCATATGCGCCAGGAGGTTTATCGCTACATTTtcatccaaacatgctcgaaaacaacCATGATCGGTCACGCCAAGTTGCTAGGCGGATACATATTTGTCACCCCGCCTCATTTTTGTCAttagaacacaaaattaagttTTACACGGATCATCTCACCAGGATGATTTCTGGCTCTCCCCCAGAGCTGgcgtacactgcaaatttataatgttgtaatgagattatttttcttaaatctagtccaataattttctccatcttgtttacaGTGTTAAAGATTACCATGATTTTTGGActgtaaaccgctactttttttcttcattttgaatcctgtgacttaaagtccagtgcggcctatttgttgatattttcaggttaataggtaatactttatttgacagcggtgtcttaagaccgccataattatgacatggcactatcaTGGCCATtacttaatgcttatgacagatgacattaagtgtcatctggcaaattatgtcagtaactcaatttatgtccatcttggatcttttacattcattcaaaagtgagataatttaaggataacactaaatgacatctgttataagcattcattaatgctcatgacagtgtcatgtcataattatgattgtctaatgacagtcttatggcaccactgtcaaataaattgttaccaaataccataattagcaattaatgaaacaactggaacagtaactgaaaaaatatttagcacagaacatgaattctgattgttatttacatatgtagtgcaacgatgcatgctaggaggaatgatgGACAACAACagggttgacagcaggtggcagcagaggttgactgtctcccccaagggagcagtgatggccaaaggaAGCTTCTTgacgcaatgaagctttgaagccaattggttcaaagcttcaaggtggttcatttgttcttatgacagttatatgatgtcactgtcaaataaagtgttaccggttaatatcttttgatgtaaatatcccatattacAATGAGGACAGACacggctaatagtccagtgctACTTATCTATTAACAAATataatttttgtgtcaaatttggggggtggcggtttatagtcaggtgctctatactggactgtctcagaaaattagaatacacaatattctaattttctgagacagtcctgtacattaatccaccatttaaagcaggggtgtccaaactttttgcaaaggggaccagatttggcgtggtaaaaatgtggggggccgaccttggctgacgtcctttacatagaacaatatacaggactgtctcagaaaattagaatattgtgtattctaatttcctgagacagtccagtatagtgtaaaaattacagtagttaacagattaatacgtcagattattccatttagttgtaaatgttaatatttgttcttattaaacccgcacatctaaaagttttttttttacctaaatcaagaaaaaaatgctttcaaataatgttttgaacaatatctattccttaattaagaaaattttgacttttcaaagctttgttaaaaattaaatatactcaTTTATTGCTTAAAGTAAGTCTATTAAACTTATTTCAGCTagctagttttattcatttcatttcaagaaatctgagtaaaacttTTAATTGAAGCACTTATTTCTAgaattacactgaaaacaagggaatttaactagttttaaggatacATGAGAGGGGGCTTTGTCATCAATTTTAAACTACGGGGTCAGGGAAAGGCCACAATTTATCGCGCGTTAAAAAATGAACAGCGTTAAATGGGGTTTGCGTTACGTAGTTTTTAACGCATTTAACTGAGAGCATTAGTATAAACACACAATAAAGAAATGATAACATCATGTGCCTTGTTATTTGTACAAATAAATCGAATTTTTCGCAAACCGTTCGATTtgagttttttgttttctttgggtCTCCTGAGGTTCCCATGACAACTTCtccctccccactgtataaagccCTGCCATGTGCCAATCGAGCTGGCTGGCCCAGTTTACTAAGCGACACTATGTCACTGTTGAGCCTGCTGATCTTCGTCTTACTCACAGAGAAGGGCGGGGAATGTGTGTGCCACTTGAAAGGGCCACCGTACCTGCCTGAGCTGGCACAAGACGGGGATCTTATTATTGGGGCCATTTTTTCATTCCGCACAGGGCAAGACTATGCTGTTAATACATTTGAAGTAATTCCAAGTGTGAGAATGTGTAAAAAGTATGTGCTATTTAACTCTCTTAGGCTAAACAATGTTCaattcatgcattttttttcagtaacactATGTATCGCTTGAATCTGAGTGAAATTGCATTTGTTCTCATCCCAGTTTCAACTTTAGGGAATTTAAATTTGCACAGACGATGATATTCACCATCAACCAGATTAATGAAAACCCAGACATGCTCCCTGGCGTGAAACTGGGTTACAAAATTTATGACGCCTGTGGAACCATGGACATTCTGGGAGCTGCGCTATCACTGGTGAGTGGCATCCAAAGAGAATTCAACATCGAAAACTGCTCAAAAATTGAGACAGTGCAAGCCATCCTAGGACATTCAGGATCCAGACCGACCATTGCATTTGCACCGGTTGTAGGACGGTTCCGTGTTCCAGTGGTAAGGAGAACTCTGTAGATGGCATAAATATtctaaaattgaattgtttggcAACTTTACCACAAAGTCATGTGTCTTTGTTGACAGGTCAGTCATTTTGCCACTTGTGCCTGTCTCAGCAACAGAAAAGAGTATCCGACCTTTTTCAGAACAATTCCCAGTGACTACTACCAGAGCCAAGCACTGGCAAAGCTTGTCAAGCACCTGGGCTGGACCTGGATCGGAGCCATTGCGGTGGAAAATGAATATGGCCTCAATGGCATCGCTGCTTTCACCCAGGCTGCAAACGAATACGGAGTGTGCATAGAGTATTCTGATACTTTCTCATCATCTGGTCCACCTGAGGATCTGCAGAGGATAACATCCAAAATCCAAAACGCTTCTTCCAAAGTTATTTTGGCCTTTATGTCTCACAGAGAAATTAAAATGTTGGCACAGGAGCTGTACAAGCTGAACGTCACAGGTCTGCAGTGGGTCGGCAGCGATGCCTGGATTACTGATCACTCCCTAACTGACAGCGAGGGTCACAGTGTCCTTTTAGGGTCGCTGGGCTTCACCGTCAGCAGGGCTCAGATCCCCGGGCTGGAGGAACACCTGAGGGGGCTCCACCCTTCGCTGTTCCCTGACAGCCAGTTTCTGCTAGACTTCTGGGAGGATGTTTTCGACTGCTCCCTCAAACCAGCAACTGGGGGGCAGAAGCTCTGCAGCGGCCTCGAGAGCTTGCGAGATGTAGAGTCAAAATTCACTGACGTCTCTGAGCTGAGGTTCACCAACAATGTGCACAAATCTGTGTATTCAGTGGCCCATGCACTTGATGCCCTACTCAAGTGTGAAGAAGGGAGAGGCCCCTTTTCTAATGGGAGCTGTGCAGATACTACACACATTGAGCCATGGCAGGTGAGAAGTGGCAGTATTAATGTAGGTACTATAGTAAAACCCAACCACTATAAATGTAAACCAATGCTTGCGACAATGCGTTTGGTTTGATTACTCGTTAAACTCTTTGAACGTTACACATTGCACACCAGGTCCTGCAGTATCTCAGTTCAGTGAACTTCACCACTCCAGGAGGTGACAGAGTATATTTCGACAAAAATGGAGACTCACCAGCCAGATACGAATTGGTCAACCTGCAGATAACAAACAGAGGAACCATGGAAGGAGTGACGGTGGGCATTTATGATGCTTCCCAACCTGACAGCCACCAGTTCATCATGAATAACATTCCAATGGTGTGGGGGAATGGACACTCTGAGGTGAAGTTAGTTGTTGCTGAAATTCGTATTTGTGGGTTCTTTATGGatgattgtaattgtgtttgtgTGACAGGTGCCCGTGTCAGTGTGCAGTGAGAGTTGTCCTCCGGGAAGCCGCAAGGTCCTCCAGAAAGGACGTCCAGTGTGTTGCTATGACTGCATCATGTGTCCTGCAGGAGAGATCAGTAACTCCACAGGTGATTCAACCACAACTGGCAAAAATACTgttatgaatattaatgaaattAACAACTCTGGTTACAGATTCTATACACTGCATGAAATGCCCGCCGGAGTTCTGGTCCAACGAGCGCAGAGACACGTGCATCCCAAAAGAAATTGAGTTCCTGAAATATAAAGAAATCCTGGGATCTCTTTTGGCCTTGTTTTCGTTGTTAGGAGTGTTCCTGACCACGATGACAACGATAGTCTTTTACTGCCACAAAGAAACGCCGCTGGTACGAGCCAACAACTCGGAGCTGAGCTTCCTTCTGCTCTTCTCCTTAACCTTGTGCTTCCTCTGCTCTCTGACCTTTATCGGCCGGCCCACTGAGTGGTCCTGCATGCTGCGCCATACGGCCTTTGGTATCACATTTGTGCTGTGCATATCCTGCATTCTTGGGAAAACCATACTGGTCTTAATGGCGTTTAAAGCTTCGCTCCCAAACAGCAATCTCATGAAGTGGTTAGGACCCATGCAGCTGAGAGTGTGCGTGGTGGTCTTCACTCTAATCCAGGCAGTCATATGCATACTTTGGCTATCTATTAGTCCTCCTTTTCCATTTAATAATATGATATTGTATCAAGACAGAATAATCTTAGAGTGTCAACTGGGATCCGATTTCGGCTTCTGGGCCGTTCTGGGCTACATTGGAGTTCTGGCCATTTTGTGCTTCGTCATTGCTTTCTTAGCTCGAAAGCTGCCTGATCATTTCAACGAAGCTAAATTAATCACCTTCAGTATGTTgacattctgtgcagtttggatTGCCTTCATTCCTGCTTACATTAGCTCTCCTGGCAAGTTCACTGTGGCAGTAGAGATATTTGCTATCCTGGCTTCCAGTTATGGATTGCTTTTTTGCATTTTCATGCCCAAATGCTTTATAATATTGTTTAGGCCTGAGAAGAACACTCGGAAACACATAATGGGAAGATCATATAATAATACATCTTAATAAAGAGTACATAATGAACTGGTCCCATGCCAATCACAAGGCTTGTATGAAATAAAATGATTTACTGAACATATATAGACAATTAACTGCCGTCATTTGACCTACGAGTTTTAGGAGTGTACAGTATGAGGAAAATTATGTACCTGAAGAAAGCCCACATAAGCACGGAGAGAACAAGCAAATTCCATGAAACCCGAACTCACAAACTACAAACTGTGATACTGAATGTAATCCCATATGATTGATTCTGAAGATCAGAATAAAGGTTGCCACCAGGAACAATTTACTGTGTATGTGTTTTTATTCAATGATGTGGCAATACTATTTTAAATTTCATTGCTTATCTTATTGAAATAACCACCATGACATTTATGCAGTATGCTAGTATATGTCAGTAATACCAGTATgtctaataataattataatacaattaaTACGTTGTTCAAAGTAACACTTTTTATTATTCTTCATCCATTTTACATACAACTTCTCTGATTGGTGGCTGAAGGGAACTAGAGCTTGTACTATCTGACAATGGCTGGCAAAAACAAATcagcagtaaataaaatacatttacgCATACGATAATATATACAATTAatgctgattttatttttattttttttttaagattagaaCAAAACATGATCAGGTATTTTGCACTATTATGTTTGATGTGTTTAtttagtttgttttgtttatgttaCATTAggatattggggaaaaaaattagtaaagggggaaaaaaattagtaAAGGTTCTATCTGAAATTATAAAAGGTTAATTTGTATGTGCATGTCAGCCATTTACAGTACAGGCTTTCATAGGCTACAATGTTTCTTTTTCTCGCCtgcaacagaaaataatttccaGGTAATGAACAGAAGTAGGAATTCAAGTTGAGGTTGCTCTAATTAGATGTACTAACTATTATTTACACAGTTTACAAACTGGTTGAGGCCTGCACATCCACCCCAACATCCCCAGATAGCTTGCAAGTTCAAATACAGTATACGATGATGCAATACCACACGTTAAACATAATAGAAAAACAACAAAGAGGAGCACCAGAGGGAGATTAATTAAAGGAGTCCTCATCTGTTGCATGCGGAACCTTGATACCCTGAGGTGTTGATCCATGGGGCAACAAATGGTAAGAGGCAAGAAATGTAACAATGTTGCGCCATTCTTTGACAACAACATGGACAACAGGTGGCATGTTGTCTCAAGCAGGAAACAATGGCAGCACTGGTTCATTAACACCCCGATCACAACATGGTTGTCTGGTTTATGCCAACTGGGAGTTTGCATGGGTTGCACATTTCTTACTTTGactattttttttgcttctattTCTCCTAAATAATTAATTTCTCTGATTACAGGTCATTACAATTCTAACCTGCAGCATACTTATGCTTTAGATtactactgtatataatatgGTGTACAAGAACGTTTACTGCCAACCGCAGACCcttcatcttaataataaatttACTGTATATGCAATTATGTATGCTTACAATTTTGTGGTAGCAGAGTTTGCATAAGGCtcttttatgttattttaatttaatttattggtAGGTACTATATAATGGCtagattaaaaagaaaaacctcCTTTCCCTAAACAGTTTaccaaaaaaagagagagaaaatgaATTTACAGTAAGTGTTGGTACCATTTGAGCTTcaaaaattgcaaaaaaataaaataaaataatttttttaaaaaatgtgtcaccacTAGTCAAAGCACAGTACTGTAATTAATATTGTGTTAATGGAAATGGAATTCAAACGAATTATTCATCTTCTTGATTTGATGGTAATGTGCTAAAACAAATCCACAATGGCTCACAACTCTGTGAGTAGTGAATTTAAATGGTATGAGATCATGTTTTATCTTGTATGAGAGGAAatcaaatacaggtagtccccgtcttacgaatgagttccattcctacgatGGTAAATTTCCGCCTaaacggaattaaccctttaagtaccccctaaatctcaaaataaactatcaaaaacatgtattatatgtcattgtaccgtcctcgccaagacgttggcgcTAAGTCCTagttagacagcgagctaagctttgaaatgacgatgtcagacgtccatgtggtttgctgacgttattcagctgctcatgacatcaacacttgtagaatgaatctaaactaaaaatgaaattaaaccagtttcatcttcaataacagcaattcaaacgtgtttataactagctgctgataacgCAATAACAATCCgcacaaatgattagcatgtatcagttagtgtccgcacatcatcaaaaacaataacataaactcgccccaaatattcgaccacaattgaaaacgcagtaTAACCAGTATAAAAtatgttatatacaggtgttgcctctgtggatgcttcacaagcaacaaatgtgtgcgCAGGCTTTTTCCCCTTGCTCTCACTCGGCTCCGCGACTTCTTCGTGTGGATGCGTGcactcttcctcgtgtgtgcgcaTGCGGTCTTCTTCATGTGCccgaatatgttttttttcatgcataCATGCGCTCGTAGTTGCATCTgggagtactacctgctctatgctttCAGCACCAAAATGAAAgcgtgcatcacaaaacaaaagccaacatttttacaacaaaaaaaaaaacagtggacGAGAGTCTTCGTAAAGTCGAATTCACGTTTGCCAGGTATGTCGTAACCTGGAGACTACCTGTATGtagccagggccggcccaggccatttgggggccctaagcaaaataatgtaaaggggcccatatttttggtccaccatttcgtcacagtgtactgtgaaacccatacatgcaatccatcccatacatccatattttgtatattaatcagattttcttGCACTacgtacttcaaacttctcaccccaaatgattgtcagtactgatTAAGTAAACAAAGTAGGAATTGATTAATATGTGACTTTTTTGCAAATTGAAATTTGGAgtgacaatgtgtgaaaagtggCTAAAAGTGAGAAGAGGCCATGTTATTAAAAGAAAAGTTACGGAACTTTTCTGACACACTTCGTCGAGACTCACATTTGACTATTGCAGGCAACTCTTTCACTATAGTTGTATGTTTGTTAAGCTGCTAATCATTAGCAGCAGACTTTTAGTTAATTTTCCCAACTGCCAAATCCTTTTCATCCTTTTTGTGCCTCATTTTGGGACGTTTACCATGAGCAGCCTAGCCTGCCTATCagacatttttggaattttCCATCTTGTTTGCTATCAAGCCAACACAAGCTAACGTGCAGTTAGGGTTGCCAACCGTCCCTTGAAAAATGGAATCGTCCCGCATTCAGAAAGaaaagtaccatatttttcagactataagtcgcagtttttttcatagtttggctgggggtgtgacttatactcgggaGCGACTTAtctgtaaaattattaacacattatgatatcatttcacatgttaatttggtgttttggagtgacacttatGGTTTAGTAAACGTGTTAGCATGTtcattatgctatagttatctgaataactcttaatagctttgTTACGTGaatataccggccacgttcgcatttcattgttcatgcatcatataacattatcatactgtacagttattcagcatgttgttctctattttatatttattttaaattgcctttcaagatga encodes:
- the LOC130917748 gene encoding extracellular calcium-sensing receptor-like, whose protein sequence is MCKNFNFREFKFAQTMIFTINQINENPDMLPGVKLGYKIYDACGTMDILGAALSLVSGIQREFNIENCSKIETVQAILGHSGSRPTIAFAPVVGRFRVPVVSHFATCACLSNRKEYPTFFRTIPSDYYQSQALAKLVKHLGWTWIGAIAVENEYGLNGIAAFTQAANEYGVCIEYSDTFSSSGPPEDLQRITSKIQNASSKVILAFMSHREIKMLAQELYKLNVTGLQWVGSDAWITDHSLTDSEGHSVLLGSLGFTVSRAQIPGLEEHLRGLHPSLFPDSQFLLDFWEDVFDCSLKPATGGQKLCSGLESLRDVESKFTDVSELRFTNNVHKSVYSVAHALDALLKCEEGRGPFSNGSCADTTHIEPWQVLQYLSSVNFTTPGGDRVYFDKNGDSPARYELVNLQITNRGTMEGVTVGIYDASQPDSHQFIMNNIPMVWGNGHSEVPVSVCSESCPPGSRKVLQKGRPVCCYDCIMCPAGEISNSTDSIHCMKCPPEFWSNERRDTCIPKEIEFLKYKEILGSLLALFSLLGVFLTTMTTIVFYCHKETPLVRANNSELSFLLLFSLTLCFLCSLTFIGRPTEWSCMLRHTAFGITFVLCISCILGKTILVLMAFKASLPNSNLMKWLGPMQLRVCVVVFTLIQAVICILWLSISPPFPFNNMILYQDRIILECQLGSDFGFWAVLGYIGVLAILCFVIAFLARKLPDHFNEAKLITFSMLTFCAVWIAFIPAYISSPGKFTVAVEIFAILASSYGLLFCIFMPKCFIILFRPEKNTRKHIMGRSYNNTS